From one Rhineura floridana isolate rRhiFlo1 chromosome 4, rRhiFlo1.hap2, whole genome shotgun sequence genomic stretch:
- the LOC133383007 gene encoding uncharacterized protein LOC133383007, with the protein MLRHEWRMSAYLWVAGVLIHHAWPLCCPANVKICSDNDYYYLKDFGRTIPKTQDCPDPFLYDVDQIKEGMVKADIAGRLCHKAAVILQHNYTGSWVVHCIRVEIEWPIRLALRCRQYRPMPNYGCPPNVNVKSIRAEYNMLTFQTQDNRITFQPRITEKQKFCVGIGIPSCYAWLNDKLSAQKPVQKQVTQATHNIKTLGGFKQRNTKIGDGWDGNTFVALMEETAPKKGTCYVCAHTPPHGQAGVPLTGAPLPLKEYLSFASHSSSQELEGELVLSGPIARSVCVGSGSQPTGGMMCDGLIYSTNPGNWTFLNGTHRAEGLTWLSIWQHLLRLTFADHHLVPFLTDLVDHQTPAGLWWLCGHSAVRKLPVSGSWTCTLGRVVPGLRVSPTLPTLRRRNKRGTGEAVLRGFFPMYGAAKTYQELIELSQAFERFMNDSAISFSDLTNEQGQIRTVVLQNRLALDFLLSSHGGGLFVNREQMLYPYHGQQS; encoded by the coding sequence ATGCTCCGACACGAATGGAGGATGTCTGCCTATTTGTGGGTCGCGGGTGTTTTGATTCACCATGCCTGGCCCTTATGTTGCCCCgcaaatgtgaaaatatgcagtgacaatgactattattatctgaaagattttggacgaacaattccgaaaacccaggactgtccagatcccttcctgtaCGATGTGgatcagataaaggaagggatggtCAAGGCCGACATTGCGGGACGGTTATGTCATAAAGCGGCTGTTATATTGCAACACAATTATACAGGCAGCTGGGTAGTACATTGTATCcgtgtggaaattgaatggcccatcagactcgcacttcggtgcagacaatatcgccctatgcctaactatggttgtccCCCTAATGTGAATGTAAAGTCCATAAGAgcagagtataacatgcttacttttcagacACAAGATAATAGAATTACTTTTCAGCCCAGgataacagaaaaacagaagttttgtgtgggtatcggtataccatcttgctatgcttggctgaatgataaactgagcgctcagaaacccgtacagaagcaggtaacacaggctacccataacataaagacattaggcgggtttaaacaaagaaatactaaaataggcgatgggtgggatggaaatacgtttgttgccttaatggaagaaacagctcctaagaagggcacttgttatgtctgtgcacacacaccaccacatggacaggctggagtccccttgactggggcccctttgccgttgaaagaatatctttcctttgcctcacattccagctcacaggaactagaaggggagctggttctaagcgggcccatcgccagatcggtctgtgtaggcagcggaagccagccaacgggtgggatgatgtgtgatggcttgatttactctacaaatccgggtaattggacatttttaaatggaacacacagagcagagggcttgacttggttatccatctggcagcatctgttgcggctgacttttgcagaccatcatctggtgcctttcctcacagacttagtggaccaccaaaccccagctggactctggtggctttgtggacactcagcggtaaggaaactaccagtatcaggctcttggacctgcactctgggaagggtggtgccagggctccgggtttcccccacACTGCCCACTCTGCGCCGCCGCaacaagagaggcacaggggaggcagtgctgagaggattttttccaatgtatggcgcagccaaaacataccaggaactcatagaactttctcaagcctttgaacgttttatgaatgattcggctatttccttttcagatcttacaaatgaacaaggacaaattagaactgtagttttgcaaaaccggctcgccttggactttttactgagctctcacggggggggtctgttcgttaatagggagcaaatgttgtacccatatcacggacagcaaagctga